A window of Halichoerus grypus chromosome 12, mHalGry1.hap1.1, whole genome shotgun sequence contains these coding sequences:
- the RBM48 gene encoding RNA-binding protein 48 isoform X1, with translation MASSGGELGGVFDHHVQRAVCDTRAKYREGRRPRAVKVYTINLESRYLLIQGVPAVGAMKELVERFALYGAIEQYNPLDEYPAEDFTEVYLIKFMNLQSARTAKRKMDEQSFFGGLLHVCYAPEFETVEETRKKLQERKAYIARTTKNKDHYMTKKKVVTELKDTKDFRQDFHSGTSGFCATTRNTSTGNSDSCLPYSCELPLCYFSSKCACSSGEHMDRESNFSQDGRNHAETVEHCMYNDSSQKIQMKPFKNSLACPGAQKAVTSSEAVDRFMPRTTQLQERKRRREDDRKIGTFLETSTSSNEVMIGPLLPDIPKVDMHDDSLNTTADLIRNKLQEVISSVPKPPEDKLEDVHTSRPLKQRRRI, from the exons ATGGCGTCGAGCGGCGGGGAGCTTGGAGGCGTATTTGACCACCACGTCCAGAGGGCTGTATGCGACACGCGGGCCAAGTACCGGGAGGGGCGGCGGCCTCGTGCTGTCAAG gtatatacaaTCAATTTGGAATCTCGGTACTTGTTAATACAAGGAGTTCCTGCAGTGGGAGCAATGAAGGAATTAGTTGAGCGATTTGCTCTATATGGTGCAATTGAACAGTATAATCCTCTAGATGAATACCCAGCAGAAGACTTTACAGAAGTTTATCTTATTAAATTTATGAATTTACAAAGTGCAAG GACAGccaagagaaaaatggatgaaCAGAGTTTCTTTGGTGGATTGCTTCATGTGTGCTATGCTCCAGAATTTGAAACAGttgaagaaactagaaaaaaattacaggagAGAAAGGCTTATATAGCAAGAACTACTAAAAATAAAG ATCATTACATGACAAAGAAGAAAGTGGTTACAGAGCTTAAAGACACAAAAGATTTTAGACAGGACTTCCATTCAGGGACATCTGGATTTTGTGCAACCACGCGGAACACTTCTACTGGCAACTCAGATTCTTGTCTTCCTTATTCTTGTGAATTGcctttatgttatttttcctcaaaatgtGCATGTTCATCAGGGGAGCATATGGACAGGGAATCAAACTTCTCTCAGGATGGTAGAAACCATGCTGAAACAGTGGAACATTGTATGTACAATGACTCTTCGCAGAAGATACAaatgaaaccttttaaaaattcattggcTTGCCCTGGTGCGCAGAAGGCTGTTACTTCTTCAGAGGCAGTGGACAGATTTATGCCTAGGACAACACAGCTGCAGGAGcggaaaagaagaagagaagatgaCCGTAAAATTGGAACTTTTCTCGAAACGAGCACGAGTAGTAATGAGGTTATGATTGGGCCTCTGTTACCAGACATACCTAAAGTGGACATGCATGACGACTCGTTGAATACAACAGCGGATTTAATTCGGAATAAACTTCAAGAG gtcATTTCATCTGTGCCAAAACCTCCAGAAGACAAGCTGGAAGATGTGCATACAAGTCGTCCATTAAagcaaagaagaagaatatag
- the RBM48 gene encoding RNA-binding protein 48 isoform X2: MDEQSFFGGLLHVCYAPEFETVEETRKKLQERKAYIARTTKNKDHYMTKKKVVTELKDTKDFRQDFHSGTSGFCATTRNTSTGNSDSCLPYSCELPLCYFSSKCACSSGEHMDRESNFSQDGRNHAETVEHCMYNDSSQKIQMKPFKNSLACPGAQKAVTSSEAVDRFMPRTTQLQERKRRREDDRKIGTFLETSTSSNEVMIGPLLPDIPKVDMHDDSLNTTADLIRNKLQEVISSVPKPPEDKLEDVHTSRPLKQRRRI; encoded by the exons atggatgaaCAGAGTTTCTTTGGTGGATTGCTTCATGTGTGCTATGCTCCAGAATTTGAAACAGttgaagaaactagaaaaaaattacaggagAGAAAGGCTTATATAGCAAGAACTACTAAAAATAAAG ATCATTACATGACAAAGAAGAAAGTGGTTACAGAGCTTAAAGACACAAAAGATTTTAGACAGGACTTCCATTCAGGGACATCTGGATTTTGTGCAACCACGCGGAACACTTCTACTGGCAACTCAGATTCTTGTCTTCCTTATTCTTGTGAATTGcctttatgttatttttcctcaaaatgtGCATGTTCATCAGGGGAGCATATGGACAGGGAATCAAACTTCTCTCAGGATGGTAGAAACCATGCTGAAACAGTGGAACATTGTATGTACAATGACTCTTCGCAGAAGATACAaatgaaaccttttaaaaattcattggcTTGCCCTGGTGCGCAGAAGGCTGTTACTTCTTCAGAGGCAGTGGACAGATTTATGCCTAGGACAACACAGCTGCAGGAGcggaaaagaagaagagaagatgaCCGTAAAATTGGAACTTTTCTCGAAACGAGCACGAGTAGTAATGAGGTTATGATTGGGCCTCTGTTACCAGACATACCTAAAGTGGACATGCATGACGACTCGTTGAATACAACAGCGGATTTAATTCGGAATAAACTTCAAGAG gtcATTTCATCTGTGCCAAAACCTCCAGAAGACAAGCTGGAAGATGTGCATACAAGTCGTCCATTAAagcaaagaagaagaatatag